GAGCCGTCCGGTCCGCCCACCGGTGGTGGCCTGCTCGGCGGGAACGACAGTCCCTTCCCGGAAGCGCCCGGTCCGGCGACGGGCGGTCAGGCCCGGATGACGGACGCGGGGGGCAGCGGTCCCGGGCGACGCCCGGGTGCGGGTGATCGTCCGGGTGGGGACGCGTTCCCCGACCCGTCCGCACCGGCCGAGGAGGGCCGGCGCCCAGGACGCAGCCGCCGCACCGCCGACCCGTCCGGTCCGCCCACGGGCTCCCGTGGTCTGCTCGGCCGCGGCCGGGCCGAGGTGGAGCCCGACCCGTTCCCCGCCCCCCTGGCCTCGAACGCCGTCGGTGAGAGCCGTCGGCGGGACTCCGATCCGTCCGGCCCGGCGACCGGTGGCCGGGGTCTGTTCGGCCCCGTTCCCGACGACGACCGGGACGATGACCCCTTCACCCCGGCCGAGGGCAGCCGCGGGCTGCTCGACGCGGCCGACGAAGGCCGCCGACCGGGGCGCTCGCGCCGCCGTGAGCCCGACCCGTTCCCGATGGCGGGCCCGGCCCAGGACGAGCTCACCCATCCCGTCCGACCGCGACGAGGAGACCGACCCGAACGAGGCGACCGCTCGATGGACCGATCGATCGAGAACGACCCGACCGGCCACGAGGCCGCCCGGGCAGCCTTGCGGAACATGGATCATCCGCCCCTGCCGGATGCGACGATCGTGGCTGTGGCGGCGAAGGACCACGGCCGGGCGGGCCGCAACCTGCCCGCGGCCATCGGTGTCGGTGTCGCCCTCGGCGTCCTGGCCCTGACGTCGCTGTTCGTGCGTCCCGAGGCGTTCGTCGCGCTGGCCTCGTTCGTCGTCGTGCTCTCGGTCTGGGAGCTCTCCGGCGCCCTGGCGGCCAAGCAGATCGTCGTGCCGGTCATCCCGGTCGCGGTCGGGGCGCTCGGCATGCTGGTCTCGGCGTACGTCGCCGGGCCGGAGGGGTTGCTGGTCAGCTACATGCTCACGGCCTTCGGCATCCTGCTCTGGCGGATCGTCGAGGGCCTCGACGGCGCGATGCGCGACGTCACCGCGGGCCTGTTCGTGGCGGCGTACGTACCGTTGCTGACCGGGTTCGCGATCCTCATGCTCGCGGCCGATCAGGGACCCCAGCGGGTGGTGACGTTCATCCTGGTCACCATCGCCAGCGACATCGGTGGATACATCGCGGGGGTGCTGTTCGGCAAGCACCCGATGGCGCCCAGGATCAGCCCGAAGAAGTCCTGGGAGGGCTTCGCCGGGTCGATGGTGGCCTGCTTGATCGCCGGTACGGCCTGCGTGGTGTTCCTGCTCAACGGCTCGCCCTGGGTGGGTGCGGTGATCGGCATCGCCGCCGTGTTCACCGCGACCGGTGGCGACCTGTCCGAGTCCTTGCTCAAGCGTGACCTGGGCATCAAGGACATGGGCAACCTGCTGCCCGGCCACGGCGGAATCATGGACCGGATGGACTCGTTGCTCCCCTCGGCGCCCGTCGTCTACCTGCTGCTGTTCTTCCTGCTCTAGACCCGAAGAAAGATCTGATGACCTCCGAAGCCCCGTCCGCACCGCTGCCCGAGCCGCGGCCGACCGCCCCCGAGCCCGGCAAGTTGCTCATGGTCGCGCCCCGACGGGGCAAGCCGCCGAAGCACCTGGCCGACCTGACGCTCGCCGAGCGGATGGCGGCGGTCAAGGAGCTGGGCGAGAAGCCGTTCCGGGGTCGTCAGCTGTCGGTGCACTACTTCGAGCGCCTGGCCGAGCTGGACGCGAAGAACCCGGACAGCGCGGCGGCCCTCACCGACCTGCCCGCGACCTCGCGTCAGCCGCTGCTCGACGCCCTGCTGCCGAACCTGATCCACCCCGTGCGTGAGCTGGTCTGCGACGACGGTGCCACGATCAAGACGGTGTGGCGGCTCTTCGACGGCGCCCTGGTGGAGAGCGTGCTCATGCGCTACCCCGACCGGGCCACGGTCTGCGTCTCCAGCCAGGCCGGGTGTGGTATGAACTGCCCGTTCTGCGCCACCGGCCAGGCCGGGCTCACCCGCAACCTGTCTACGGCGGAGATCGTCGAGCAGGTCCGCACGGCCGCGCGGCACATGCGCACGGCGGCGCCCCTGGGCAGGAGCACCGAGGGTGCGCCCCTCGGCGAGGAGGCGGAAGAGGGCCAGGCCGGCCGCGTCAGCAACGTGGTCTTCATGGGCATGGGCGAGGCTCTGGCCAACTACAAGGCCGCGATCGGGGCGATCCGCCGCCTCACCGACCCGGCTCCTGAGGGTCTGGGCATGTCCGCCCGGGGCATCACCATGTCGACGGTCGGCCTGGTGCCGGCCATCGACAAGCTCGCGGCCGAGGGCATCCCGGTCACACTGGCCCTGAGCCTGCATGCTCCCGACGACGAACTGCGGGACGAGCTGGTGCCGATCAACACCCGCTGGAAGGTCGGCGAGACCCTCGACGCCGCGCGCCGTTACTTCGACGCCACCGGCCGCCGGGTCAGCATCGAGTACGCCCTGATCAAGGACATCAACGACCACGAGTGGCGGGGCGACATGCTCGGCCGCGAGCTGAACAAGCGGGGCAAGGGCTGGGTGCACGTCAACCCGATCCCGCTCAACCCCACGCCGGGTTCCAAGTGGACCGCGAGCACCCGCCGCGCCCAGAACGCCTTCGTGAATGCCCTGCGCGAGCGCGGCGTGCCCACCACGGTCCGCGATACCCGGGGCCAGGAGATCGACGGTGCGTGCGGCCAGCTGGCCGCCACCGTCTGAGCCAACTCCGAGCAGCTCCGAGCAGCTCCGAGCAACTCCGAGCAGCTCCGAGCAACTCCGAGCAACTCCGAAGCGACGCTGTGACGGTGGGCGCCGGACAATGCCCACCGCACAGCTGACGCACCGGAACGCGCCTCGGGCGGACCACATCGGCATCAAAAAGTCACGGGTGCATCACAACTGGTGACCAGACGCAAATTTCACGTGTCCCATCTGCGGACCGGCTCCCACGGACGCGGTCGTCGGGTGCAGAATGTGAGCCGTGAGCGACACCTTTCCGCGGGCAGGCCGGCTATCCAAGGGCTACGACATCGACCAGGTCGAGTCCTTCCTGGGCCGGGCCCGGTCCGCGTACGAGGAGAACGGGCGTGGGCCCGCGATGACGTCGTGGCACGTCCGCACGGTCGGCTTCGACCTGGTGCGCGGCGGGTACGACGTGGACGCGGTCGACGCTGCCCTGGACCGCATCGAAGATGCCTTCGCCCGTCGTGAGAAGCAGCGCGGCGAGGAGCGCAGCGGGAGCCAGGCCTGGCAGACCCAGCTGCGCACCCAGGAGCAGTCGCTGCGCGCCCAGCTGGGCCGGGGCGACGGCGAGCGGTTCCCGCGGGGCAGCGGTATGGAGCTCACCTACGATCTCGACGCGGTCGACGACCTCTGCATCCGCATCGAGGAGTCGTTCGCGATGGGGCAGCCCCTGCCGCCCGACGCCGTGCGCCTGGCGGTGTTCAAGAGCCGACGCGGCTCGCGCGGTTACCGTGAGGCTTCGGTCGATGCCTTCCTCGACCGCGTGGTCGAGCTGCTGGTGGTCCAGACCGTCTAGAGCCAAAAACAGAATGGAGGACGCCCGACAGCCGAAAGCTGTCGGGCGTCCTCCATTCTGTGGTCGCCTCACCCACCACCCAAGGGGGGTTGGTGGAGGTGGGTCAGTCCATCTCGACGATCAGGTCGGCGCGGTGGCTGCTGGCCTCGATGAGCAGGGCGTTGGGCTGGTCGGTCTGCTCGATCCACTGCGCCGCGAACTCCGGCGTCTTGCCGAAGAGCACGTGCCGGGCGAGCAGGCGTTCCAGGCGCAGGTCTTCGGGAGTGCGGCAGAACCACACCTCGTCGAGCTGCTCCTTGGCCCGGTCCCAGTCGCCGCCGAGCAGGAGGTAGTTCCCCTCCGTGACCACGACCCGGGCGCTGGGCGGCACCGCGATGGCACCGGCGATCGGCTGCTCGATGGTGCGCTCGAAACCCGGGGCGTAGACCAGGTCGCCCGACTCCCGCAGCCGGTGCATCAGCGCCGAGTACCCGAGCGCGTCGAAGGTCTCGGGCGCCCCCTTGCGGTCACGGAGGCCGAGTCGCTCGAGGGTGACATCGGCCAGGTGGAAGCCGTCCATCGGCACGTGGGCCACGTGCTCGGGACCGATCCGGTCGGCGAGCACCGAGACCAGCTTCTCGGCCAGGGTGCTCTTGCCCGCGCCGGGCACCCCGGCGATGCCGACGATGACCCGGTCGCCCATCCTCGCGGCGGCGAGTTTCAGGACCCGGGTGCTGAGTTCGTCCATCGTCGGTCGCACCAGGGCATCATGCCCTGCCACCGTGTTCTGTGCCGGCACGGGCGCGCCGCTCACGGGTGACGAGCCGCGGAAAGGCCGTTCACCAGGTACCGGTGGGCATGCTGCGCCAGGTCCGCGCCGTCCGACCAGAGGTTGCGCCAGATCGCCAGGTCGTTGGACAGGCCGGGCGCCACGACGGCCGAGCTGAACGATTCGAACGTGATCGGGCCGGTGTAGTCGATGTCGGCGAGGGCGTGGAAGAACGCGGTGAAGTCGATGTGACCGCTGCCCAGGTAGCCCCGGTGGTTCTCGCCGATGTGCACGTAGCCGAGCCGGTCGCCGACCTCGTGCACGGGCCGCACCATGTCGGCCTCCTCGATGTTCATGTGGTAGGTATCGAGGTGGATCTTCACGTTGTCGGCGCCGATGTCGTCGGCCAGCCGCAGGGCGTCGTGGGCGGTGTTGATGACGTTGGTCTCGTAGCGGTTGCAGATCTCGAGCATCAGCGTGATGTCGTGTTCCACGGCCTGCTCGGCCAGGTCGCGCAGCACCGCGACGACGTTGTTGCGGCCCTTGTCGGACAGGGGCTGAGCGGCCTTGCCGAACGCGCTGTAGAGGGCGCCGGCGAACATCCGGCCGCCGAGCGCCGCGGTGATGTCGAGCGAGGCGCTGAGCAGGTCGGCGCCGCGGGCCACCACGGCCGGGTCCTCGCTGGACACGTCGGCGTC
This genomic interval from Kineosporia sp. NBRC 101731 contains the following:
- the rlmN gene encoding 23S rRNA (adenine(2503)-C(2))-methyltransferase RlmN, coding for MTSEAPSAPLPEPRPTAPEPGKLLMVAPRRGKPPKHLADLTLAERMAAVKELGEKPFRGRQLSVHYFERLAELDAKNPDSAAALTDLPATSRQPLLDALLPNLIHPVRELVCDDGATIKTVWRLFDGALVESVLMRYPDRATVCVSSQAGCGMNCPFCATGQAGLTRNLSTAEIVEQVRTAARHMRTAAPLGRSTEGAPLGEEAEEGQAGRVSNVVFMGMGEALANYKAAIGAIRRLTDPAPEGLGMSARGITMSTVGLVPAIDKLAAEGIPVTLALSLHAPDDELRDELVPINTRWKVGETLDAARRYFDATGRRVSIEYALIKDINDHEWRGDMLGRELNKRGKGWVHVNPIPLNPTPGSKWTASTRRAQNAFVNALRERGVPTTVRDTRGQEIDGACGQLAATV
- a CDS encoding DivIVA domain-containing protein → MSDTFPRAGRLSKGYDIDQVESFLGRARSAYEENGRGPAMTSWHVRTVGFDLVRGGYDVDAVDAALDRIEDAFARREKQRGEERSGSQAWQTQLRTQEQSLRAQLGRGDGERFPRGSGMELTYDLDAVDDLCIRIEESFAMGQPLPPDAVRLAVFKSRRGSRGYREASVDAFLDRVVELLVVQTV
- a CDS encoding nucleoside/nucleotide kinase family protein, whose translation is MDELSTRVLKLAAARMGDRVIVGIAGVPGAGKSTLAEKLVSVLADRIGPEHVAHVPMDGFHLADVTLERLGLRDRKGAPETFDALGYSALMHRLRESGDLVYAPGFERTIEQPIAGAIAVPPSARVVVTEGNYLLLGGDWDRAKEQLDEVWFCRTPEDLRLERLLARHVLFGKTPEFAAQWIEQTDQPNALLIEASSHRADLIVEMD
- a CDS encoding sugar phosphate isomerase/epimerase family protein, translated to MVANALGVHALVWAGSTSPAEVEQAVRSTKEAGYDLLEFSLHDGLTMDTAHARTTLERAGLQVACSRGLAPDADVSSEDPAVVARGADLLSASLDITAALGGRMFAGALYSAFGKAAQPLSDKGRNNVVAVLRDLAEQAVEHDITLMLEICNRYETNVINTAHDALRLADDIGADNVKIHLDTYHMNIEEADMVRPVHEVGDRLGYVHIGENHRGYLGSGHIDFTAFFHALADIDYTGPITFESFSSAVVAPGLSNDLAIWRNLWSDGADLAQHAHRYLVNGLSAARHP